A segment of the Candidatus Aegiribacteria sp. genome:
AAAAAAACCTGTCCGGAAGTAAAATGGATAGCCCATTACGCCATCCTGGGCCCGTACGATTTCATGGATATTTATGAAGCTCCCGATATTGAGACCGCGCATAAGATATCTCTTATCTCAAGATCCGGGGGAGCCCTGGAAGCCGAAAGCTGGCAGGCGCTTGAATACACGGATTTCCTCGGTGTTCTT
Coding sequences within it:
- a CDS encoding GYD domain-containing protein, which produces MPKFVLMTKHSPKSLHDATGRKQMGKEWLHKVKKTCPEVKWIAHYAILGPYDFMDIYEAPDIETAHKISLISRSGGALEAESWQALEYTDFLGVLKEIET